The Jaculus jaculus isolate mJacJac1 chromosome 14, mJacJac1.mat.Y.cur, whole genome shotgun sequence nucleotide sequence CACCAGCCTATGACCTTCATACACTCCTTAAGTCCCAGCCTCTAGCCTGggtggttttttcttttcttttcttttcttttttttttttttttttttgcttgtttttcccgaggcagggtctctagcccaggctgacctggaattcactgtagtttcagggtggcctcgaattcacagtgatcctcctacctctgcctcccaagtgctgagattaacggtgtaggccaccacacccagctagtcagGTATTTAAGGCCCAGTGTGCTGACTCTAACAGCTGGGTACCATGTAATGAGGGGAACAAGGCAGGGTCCCAAACAGGTGGCGCCAAAACACATGGTCACCCTCCAAAGCCTTCAAGCACCATACCAATAGGCAAAACAACCCACTTCCTACTGTCATAGGACACACCCTCTTGTTCCTACAGCCCTCCAAAGACACTTTCTCATCAAGTTACATGGAATAAGCTATTGCTTCCACACACTCCCTTGATGCTCCCTGCCCCTGCCATCACATTCcagttcatcccaggaatgcaactGCTGATGTTCACTGACTGGGGTCCAAGAGCCAACATGGAATAGCTGCACTCGCTGGCACACCTGTTTCCGGGTGGTGATGACCTGCCGGATAGCATTGACGAAGCCACTCTGGTCATAGGGGATGAGGCCCATGAAGATCTTCTTCTTGGACGAGTACAGGAGCATGAGCACGCGCACCTCGCACGGGGAGATGTGGGGAAAGAGCATGCAGCCCGCCTGGGGGGACAGTGCCGCAGGTCAGACCCCCTTGCCCTCCAAGCTAACATGACCTTCCCACCTTGAGTCAAAATCAGCATCGGAGCCTCAAGGCTTTTCCAAGAACTGGTGACAGGTACCCCGACACCTAAGCCTGGAAGACTCACAGGTGGAGCCCGAGACCCTGCTGGCGGGGCTCCTGCTTACAGGCTCAGCTCTGTATCCTCTTAACAATGCCACTAAAGCAAGCTATCTCctgtctcgggggggggggggggtctcagttTTCCCACCTATGAGGCACAGCAGCAAGACGTGGGACATGCTACATGCAATCGCTGAGGTATCTGTCTGAGCAGCTCACATACTGAACACCCCACCTGGTCTGTCCCAGGTTTGTAGCCTCATTCCCACAAGGGCCCTGGGTCCCTTAATGCTCTTAGGGGTTGGGAGACCACTGGTGGGGGAAGATGCAACCCTCCCCCCACAGCTGCAGTACAGCCAGAGCGTTCCCAGCCCCACAGACTCACGAAGCCGTTCCCCATGATGCGGCAGAGCCCCTTGAGTGAGTCGCAATCTCTGTTGGTAAAATGGAACTGGGCCAGCTGAGAGTTGCGGAACAGGGGGCCCAATGTGGTCTGGGGGTGACAAGAGGGAAGCTGTTGACACACTGCTGGAGTGAGGcccgggaagggaagggagggcaggcaGGGCTGGGCCTCACCAGCAGCTGCTGAGGGATGAGCTGCATGATCAGCTTCTGTGGCCACTGGTCGGTCTCCCTGCAGGGACGGAAGGGAAGGTCAAGTCAGGAGTGCCCTTGCACACGCACCACCCACCCTCCCAGACTCACAAGTTCTCTCCCTGGTTCACGTAGGCCTGGCAAGGCAAGGTGCGCTTCAGCTTCGCCGTGGAGTCCGAGTAGGGTCTGCGCTTCTGTAGTGAGGGGACAGTACAGGCTTAGCCAGGTGCCCAAGCCCACAGGCACCCACCCATGGGGACAGCGAGCAGTCTGCCTGGCTCACCTCCTGCCACTCCAAGACACCGCTCCAGGCCAGCAGCTTGTTGCTAAGCCGGTGCTCATTCACAGCCAGACCCCCTAGGGAGAGCCCAGGGGAGGAGGGCCCAATGGGACCCAGAGCTCCAAAGACTCGAGCACCTTCCTGTGGCAAGAAgaggacatgggctggagagatgccttagcggtcaaggtgtttgcctgagcagcctaaggtcccaggttctattctccaggtcccacgcaaggcagttgcacaggtggtacatgtgtttggagttcgcttgcagcagctagaagtcctggtaggcccattctctccctctccctctccctctccctctccctctccctctttctctcaaattaaaagaatatttaagagagagagagagagagaggacaatgaACCAGAGCCCTGAGAGGAGGATAGACCCTACACACACGCCAGAGGAGAAATCCCCAGGTCCAGACCCCAACCGAACTCTCCTCTATAGTGAAGCCTCCAAGGGCTACAGCTCAGCAGGGTCCTGCTAGCCCCAAGCCTGCCCCTAGTAGACCACCAGTCTGGACTGATTTGTCAGCCCCAACTCTGAAGACCACTGCCTGCAGGGCATCCTCAGAGGACTGAGGCTGCTGGCACCCTAAACAGGAAGCTCATGCTTGGCCTCCAGCAAAGGATGGTCTTGCCTGTGGACCAGGAAAGGCAGTGAGAACAAAGAAAGGACCAgtgcagagaaagatggagggacatGACacgaggaagagggaagtgatgAGGCTCAAAGGATGTCACTTGCTCTGGAATGTTCAGACATATCACCATAGGAAGCCACAGATCCTCCACATGGAACACCACTAAACTCTGGAAACATCTCCCAAGCAAACAAGGACAGCTTTAGAGCAGAACAAcactccccaccccacccacaaCCCAGCATCTCATCTGCAAGCACTTCCAGGCAAAAACACATTGGCTTATTACCACCACCATGTGCtttccaaatttctttttaaaaaattatatatatatatataatttccccTGCTGAGGCAACCAAATGCCTGGGCTTTACACCAGtgtttgggggattgaacccagaccagtaggtggtagggtctcactccagcccaagctgacctggaattcacacttgGCCCATATTCTTATAAAGTACATGAAACCTTTATTCCCAGAATGAGCAGGAAAGTTTTTGTTCTTGAggcttaaaaagaataaaaactgccGGGcgtggcagagttaggaggatcgctgtgagtttgaggacattctgaaactagagtgaattccaggttagcctgagctacagagagaccctacctaaaaaataaaaaaagataaaaaaaaattgaaatcagcAAAAGGGCATTCTAGGTTGTAAACACTCTCAGAAGAACGTGGGAATGTGTTGATGCAAGAAAGGACTGTTTGTATGAAAGTTGAGAAAGGGAGGCAAGGCCCCCAGTTTGCAAATACACCCCTGGGTGTTGGGACACCTGGACAAAGGTAGTTAAAACAGCTGAGAGTGGACTTGCAACACATATAACAACTGAATTATGGCCCACTTGCACCTGGGCTGTAGACACTACGTGCAAATCTTGGGACACTATACATGGCCACACGTGTATCCATTTCTTGCCGTGAACATGGTCCTAAACTAAAATGGAGCAAATACTTCAGGGCCCACCCTAAGAATCAGTTACACATTCAACAATTGCTTGTATGGGGGAGGAAGAAACATTGCAAATTCCGAATTTATTTGGATCCCTGACAGGCACACTTCTACATCCATGTAACAGCAGGGGAGCACTtcagaagtggggggggggacaatgGTTAGGGCCTATATCAAACTCCGGAGAACAAAACTGTGCAGAACTGTGTGACGCCCAATCATATCTGCAGGGAAGTTTGAAGTTTTGCTGTGCTCGTTTAAGGACCCAGGGAGCACTTCTAAACAACTAACAGGAATGCTTCAGGCCCCATAGGCGGAAAACCGAGGGGTGTGTCTGCGTTAGGGAGTGTCAGGTGGTGTAAGACTAAGGCAGTCCAACCTCAGCTCTACTGAGGACATCGTTGCCAAAGGGTGCTGGAGAAGTGTCCAGAGCCAAACTGGGGGAGACATCTAAGCAAGCATGCGCACGGTTTGGCAGAGCGTGAAACGTCACGATGGGCAGTGTGGCCGTCCCAAGAAAACCTCTCCAAGATGTCTGGAGAAGTGCATACTTGTCTGGGGTATGAATAAGCGAAGACAGACAGCCCGATGCACCTACAAGGGCTGACTGTTGACCTCTAAGGTCTGGGCTATCTGCAAACGAGGGGGGCACACCACAATCATCGCTCCAGGCCAGAGAGGGACGCCTGGGCACCAGCCTACCAACTCGTCCATTCTCAGATCTAAGCCCTCAGGCAGACAACTTTGCACAGGGAAACCCAGCCCGCTGCGATCCCCGCCCGGGCCCCGCATGTAACAAAGGGGCGGACCCCGGGGACCTGGAAAGGCGCCCCAAGCGCAGCGCCAGCGGACAAAGGCGCGAGcccgggggcggggccggggaaGGCTCTGGAAGCAGAGCGGGGGGCTCACCATGGGAGGGGCCGAGCGCGCCCGGATCCGCGGCGGCTGTGGGCCTCGAGGGCTGGCCGGCCAGGAGCGCGAGCGCACGGCGCGCACGACGAGGGGTCGCGGGGCTCGGCCGCGAGTCCCGAGGGGGCCCCCGGCGCCGGAGCGGTGCGGGGCGCGGCGCGGACGGACCATGGCGGCCGCAGGCCACACGGGGGGGGCTGCGGACTCCGCCTGCGGAGGGGCGCGGGAGCGCGGCTGGAGAGGCTGACGCGTCGAGCCGTACCAAGCGCGGGGGACGCGCCGCCACGGGGGTCGCCGCGGCCGTACCAGGCGACCGGGGGAGTCCGGCGCTACCAACGCCGGCCGCAAGCGGGGGAGCTCGGCGCCACCAAGGCCTGCCGCGAGGGGGCTCGGCCGGAACGAACCAAGAGGACCAGCGGGAAAGGGCACTCGGATATACCACGGGGGGCGGGGCCGCGGTGCGTGGCAGGCCGTACCACTGGGCAAGGGGGTGAGACTAGACGGTACCAAGTGCTCCCTGCTGAGGGGGGACGCCAGGGGGCAGAGGATAAGGCAAGAGGGGGTGGATGGACTAATTGGAGGGATGACGGAACCTACTAAGAAGCTAGGAGGAAGGGACCGGCCCGCGCAAGAAGTGGGCTTCAGGACCGTGGGCGGTGACGTGGCTGGGCTGTCGTGGACTACAACTCCCAGCGACGTGCGCGCGGCACCGGCCTTGGAGACCGTCCCAGGCTTACCCGCGCAGAGCTTCGTTCCCACCCAGAGCCTCGCAACTGATTGCTGTTAACCGTTTGTTGGTTCacaatttctcaaataaaattaaatgcgcAGTCACTACTTGCTTgtgtactaatttttttttttttgtttcgaagtagggtctcactctagcccaggctgacttgaagttcactgtgtagtcactgggaggcctcaaactcatggtgatcgtcctacctctgcctcctgagccctgggattagaggcgtgggCCCAGCCTGCGTAGCAATTCTTGTTCTGAGCTTTTTGCTTGCTGTGTGATAATTTTTGCCTTGGTTTGTTTCTGTAATGTGACAACATCCGGTTTTAGAGTggcttggactggggagatggctcaatggataaagcaatCACTGCTCAAGCTGGAAGATCTGAGAACaatcccagaccccacataaaaagcaagaatgagcttctgtaatcctaccatggagacaggagaattttccagaaacttGTAAGACGCATAGCACAAGCCCTGCCTGAAATAAGGAGGCCAGGCAAGGACCTCCATATGCAAGCCATGGCATTAGGGCacccatcccccccacacacacacacatgaacacacgaatataaaataagtttatttagaaaaaaattatatgactTGCATGATAACTACTCAAATGCTAGcgtttactttttaatattttgttttgtttttgtttttcaaggtagggtttcacactagctcactggaactcactatgtagtctcaggatgacctcgaactcactgcgatcctcctacctctgcctcccgagtgctgggattaaaggcatgcaccaccaccacgcccagctaaattttatttttagaggtgggggagagaattggcatgccagggcctcagccactgtaatcaaactataGACATTTATgctaactttcataattatagaataaactgtgataattccctcccccattacttgttttttaaaatattttattcttatttatttatttgagagagagaaaaaaatgggcatgttagggcctctagccactgcaaatgaactccagatgcatgtgctacattgtgcatctggcttatgtgggtactgggaaatcaaacctgggtccattggctttgcaggcaagtgccttaactgctaagccatctctccatcccaattttaaattttttttaatattttatttgcaagcagagagagagagaatgggtgccctgccagggcctctagccactgtagacagctccagatgcaagtgtcactctgtgcacctagctttacatgggtactgaggaatcaaacccagtttgttaggcttttgaggcaagtatcttaaccactgaaccatctctccagctccttatttttaaatgagatagggtctcatgtagcccaggattgcctccaatttctctttattttttaaaatatttatttcatatatatagagagagaatgggcatactagggcctccagccactgtaaaggaactccagacacatgtgccaccttgtacatctggtttacatgggtactggggaatcaaacctgggtgtttttattgttgttgtttatttgttttttgttttttcgagctagggtcttgctctagcccaggctgacctggaattcactatgtagtctcaggcttccatcttcttttttttttctttttcagtaaatAAGATGCGGggctcagagatggctcagtagttcagtAGTAAAAGGCAGTCTATAAGCCTGCCAACTGGAATTCAATCTCCAACACACATTTAAAGTCagacccaagggctggagagatggattagtcgttaatgcacatgcctgcaaagcctaaggacccacatttgactctccaggtcccacataagccagatgcacaaaggtgaggcaagcacaaggtcacacatgcccactaggtgacacaagcatctggaattcaattacagtggctgaggccctagtgcaccatctctctctcctgctctccctctctctctccctctcctccccccatcctcctctgtctctctgtctctatcactctcactctctccaaaaaaataaaaataaaaagtcagaccCAGGTGGTACCCTTGTCTCAATGGCCAAAAGTCTGACCTtcccagtggcacatgtgtacacacacaaacacaacacatacatgtaaaagttaaagcaagaagggctagagaaatggcttagcgactaaggcatttgtctgcaaagcaaaaggacctcagttcaagtccccaggacccatgtaaaccagctgcacaaaaaTGAAgcatgtagaaaaatggatggacctggaaaggattatactaagtgaggtaacccaggcccagaaagccaagcaccacatgttctctctcatatgtggatcctagctacagatgattgggcttctgtgtgagaatgaaaatacttagtagcagagaccagtaagttaaaaaggagacataaagggaagagaaaggaagggaggagggtacttaataggttgatattgta carries:
- the Ptov1 gene encoding prostate tumor-overexpressed gene 1 protein; its protein translation is MVRPRRAPHRSGAGGPLGTRGRAPRPLVVRAVRSRSWPASPRGPQPPRIRARSAPPMEGARVFGALGPIGPSSPGLSLGGLAVNEHRLSNKLLAWSGVLEWQEKRRPYSDSTAKLKRTLPCQAYVNQGENLETDQWPQKLIMQLIPQQLLTTLGPLFRNSQLAQFHFTNRDCDSLKGLCRIMGNGFAGCMLFPHISPCEVRVLMLLYSSKKKIFMGLIPYDQSGFVNAIRQVITTRKQAVGPGGVHSGPVQIVNNKFLAWSGVLEWQEPRPEPNSRSKRWLPSHIYVNQGEILRTEQWPRKLYMQLIPQQLLTTLVPLFRNSRLVQFHFTKDVETLKSLCRVMDNGFAGCVHFSYKASSEVRVLMLLYSSEKKIFIGLIPHDQSSFVNGIRRVIVNQQQVLQRSLEQEQQQRGMGG